The following proteins are co-located in the Silene latifolia isolate original U9 population chromosome 1, ASM4854445v1, whole genome shotgun sequence genome:
- the LOC141654795 gene encoding uncharacterized protein LOC141654795, producing the protein MDFDNPNFLQQLREALKNVQERDDRWQPRRFERVAEPFKVNELPEFVGGADPEAYLEWERKIDRMFDFKELDDEKRCKYAILKLSKGASLWFEGLKAKRVRAGKEKIDSWESLKRKLRKRYVPTTHRLATYRKIADLRQGKLSVSEYIDEFENLCLMGELEEVEEQKMSRFLRGLNYNIASSVELYPYSDFDTLCGLCLKVESQGKSKYGEGRVRFGKG; encoded by the coding sequence ATGGATTTTGATAATCCTAACTTTTTGCAGCAACTTCGTGAGGCCTTGAAAAACGTGCAAGAAAGAGATGATAGGTGGCAACCAAGGCGTTTTGAAAGGGTGGCTGAACCATTCAAGGTGAACGAACTACCCGAGTTCGTTGGAGGGGCTGATCCCGAGGCCTATTTGGAGTGGGAACGGAAGATAGATCGTATGTTTGATTTCAAGGAATTGGATGATGAGAAAAGATGCAAATATGCAATTCTGAAATTAAGCAAGGGAGCATCTCTTTGGTTTGAAGGGTTGAAGGCCAAGAGGGTGCGCGCAGGGAAAGAAAAGATTGATTCTTGGGAGTCTCTGAAACGTAAACTTCGTAAAAGGTATGTGCCAACGACCCATAGGTTAGCTACATATCGTAAGATTGCTGATTTGAGACAAGGAAAATTAAGTGTTAGTGAATATATTGATGAATTTGAAAACTTATGTTTGATGGGTGAATTAGAGGAAGTAGAAGAGCAGAAAATGTCGAGATTTTTGCGtggattgaattataatattgctAGTTCCGTTGAGTTATACCCATATTCTGATTTTGATACTCTTTGTGGTCTTTGTTTGAAAGTGGAGTCACAAGGGAAGTCTAAATATGGGGAGGGTCGAGTTCGATTCGGGAAAGGCTAA